From Staphylococcus sp. IVB6214:
AAGAAATTAAACTTAGGGGGTTTTATCAATATGAAAAGAATTATTACGATACTACTTGCAGCTATTTTTGTATTAGCTGCTTGTGGTCAAAACACTGACAATCAAAAGAAAGTAACAATTGGTATCGCTTCAAATGATTCCAAAGCATGGGAAAAAGTTAAAGAACTAGCGAAGGAAGAAGATATTGATTTGGAGATTAAGCAATTCTCTGATTACAATGTACCAAACAAAGCGCTAAGCGACAGGGATATTGATATGAACGCCTTCCAGCACTTTGCTTTCCTCGATACATTCAAAAAAGAGAATAAAGGGACAGATATCACACCAATTCGTACATCTGTACTCGCACCACTCGGTATTTACTCTGAAAAAGTGAAGGACGTAAAAGATGTAAAGGATGGCGCTAAGGTAGCCATTCCTAATGATATTTCAAACCAAGCACGCGCATTAAAACTGCTCGAAAAAGCAGGCTTACTAGAACTTAATGATGACTTCGGTCTTTCTAGCTCAATCAAAGACATCAAAAACAACCCGAAAAACTTAGATATCACTGCCGTGGATGCACAACAAACAGCACGTGCCTTGTCAGATGTAGATATTTCGGTTATTAATAATGGGGTTGCATCAAAAGCAGGTTTAGATGCGAAGAAAGATCCTATTTTCCTTGAAGATTCAAAAGGGGACACTACAAAGCCTTTCATTAACATTATCGCAGTGAATACAAAAGACAAAGACAACAAAACATTCCAACGCATCGCCGAACTTTATCACTCTGATGAAGCAAAAGATGCCTTAAAAGAAGATACTAAAGACGGTGAAATTGTCATCGACTTGAAACCATCAGAAATTAAGGAAATTGAAGATAACTTGAAATAACAATCCAAAGAAAAGCGGTAACCACCCTCTCAAAGGAATGAGATTCGGTCGTTACCGCTTCTTTATTTATTTCTCTTGTGCATATTTGTCGTCTGAGCGTTTTTGGAACATCACTGCTAACACCGCTACAATCGCAATCAGTGCTGCAATACCGATTGTACCAAGGTATTTTGTAATGTAACC
This genomic window contains:
- the gmpC gene encoding dipeptide ABC transporter glycylmethionine-binding lipoprotein; its protein translation is MKRIITILLAAIFVLAACGQNTDNQKKVTIGIASNDSKAWEKVKELAKEEDIDLEIKQFSDYNVPNKALSDRDIDMNAFQHFAFLDTFKKENKGTDITPIRTSVLAPLGIYSEKVKDVKDVKDGAKVAIPNDISNQARALKLLEKAGLLELNDDFGLSSSIKDIKNNPKNLDITAVDAQQTARALSDVDISVINNGVASKAGLDAKKDPIFLEDSKGDTTKPFINIIAVNTKDKDNKTFQRIAELYHSDEAKDALKEDTKDGEIVIDLKPSEIKEIEDNLK